In Longimicrobium sp., the following are encoded in one genomic region:
- a CDS encoding CDP-alcohol phosphatidyltransferase family protein yields the protein MPLAQPEKLPWGAPPLPTDIHPDTPWTWPNLITAVRLVAGMALFTLAALHGDERLNLWGLGVYWSLDILDGAVARWLNQETLFGGQFDILADRLLVAFFYLNELYLYPALAVPVVLFLIQFMGVDHYLSNQYLRYPRMISPNYYYLVNKRVWELNWSPLGKVFNTGLVTALLVLTRSPVLVTAVVVGILVVKFYSVALVFRTPAPAA from the coding sequence ATGCCGTTAGCCCAGCCCGAGAAGCTTCCCTGGGGCGCGCCGCCGCTTCCCACGGACATCCATCCCGACACCCCGTGGACGTGGCCCAACCTGATCACGGCCGTGCGGCTGGTGGCGGGGATGGCGCTGTTCACCCTGGCGGCGCTGCACGGCGACGAGCGGCTGAACCTGTGGGGGCTGGGCGTCTACTGGTCGCTCGACATCCTGGACGGCGCCGTCGCGCGCTGGCTGAACCAGGAAACCCTGTTCGGCGGCCAGTTCGACATTCTCGCCGACCGGCTGCTGGTGGCCTTCTTCTACCTCAACGAGCTGTACCTGTACCCGGCGCTGGCCGTTCCCGTGGTGCTGTTCCTCATCCAGTTCATGGGCGTGGACCACTACCTGAGCAACCAGTACCTGCGCTATCCGCGCATGATCTCGCCCAACTACTACTACCTGGTCAACAAGCGGGTGTGGGAGCTCAACTGGTCGCCGCTGGGCAAGGTGTTCAACACCGGCCTCGTGACGGCGCTGCTCGTCCTCACCCGCTCGCCCGTGCTGGTAACCGCCGTCGTCGTCGGCATCCTGGTGGTCAAGTTCTACTCGGTGGCGCTGGTCTTCCGCACCCCCGCCCCCGCCGCCTGA